The proteins below come from a single Oxyura jamaicensis isolate SHBP4307 breed ruddy duck chromosome 1, BPBGC_Ojam_1.0, whole genome shotgun sequence genomic window:
- the ATP6AP2 gene encoding renin receptor gives MGRRGAVPAAVLLAAAWLAGVCGDEFSILRTPQSVVFRDGSWPIPGDRIPDVAALSMGFSVEEDLSWPGLAVGDLFHRPRATVLVTVKGVDKLTLPVKGISYPIENAVPFSLDSVANAIHTLFSEETPVVLQLAPSEERVYMVGKANSVFEDLSVTLRQLRNRLFQDNSILSSLPLNSLSRNNEVDLLFLSELQVLHDIASLLSRHKHLAKDHSPDLYSLELAGLEEVGKRYGEDSQQFKDASQILVDSLQKFADEMYNLYSGNAVVEVVAVKTFNSPLTRKTRSILQSSQSESDNPYNLAYPYNYNYSVIFNIILWMMIGLALAVIVISYNLWNMDPGYDSIIYRMTNQKIRMD, from the exons ATGGGGCGGCGTGGTGCTGTGCCCGCGGCGGTGCTGCTGGCCGCGGCCTGGCTGGCCG gtgTATGCGGTGATGAATTTAGTATCTTACGAACACCTCAGTCAGTTGTTTTTCGAGATGGAAGTTGGCCAATTCCTGGTGATCGGATCCCAGACGTAGCTGCGTTATCCATGGGCTTTTCTGTTGAAGAG GACCTTTCCTGGCCTGGGCTTGCGGTGGGTGATCTGTTCCACAGACCACGAGCTACTGTGTTAGTAACGGTGAAGGGAGTAGACAAGCTGACGTTGCCTGTGAAAGGAATTTCTTACCCTATTGAGAAC GCTGTTCCTTTCAGTCTGGACAGTGTTGCGAATGCGATTCATACTTTGTTCTCTGAGGAGACTCCTGTGGTCTTGCAGCTGGCCCCCAGCGAGGAA AGAGTGTACATGGTGGGCAAGGCAAACTCTGTATTTGAAGATCTTTCTGTCACGCTGCGCCAACTGCGAAACCGCTTATTCCAGGACAACTCCATTCTCAGCTCCCTTCCTCTCAACTCGCTCAGCAGAAACAATGag GTTGACTTGCTTTTTCTGTCAGAACTACAAGTCCTACATGATATTGCAAGCCTG CTGTCTCGACACAAGCACTTGGCCAAAGATCACTCTCCAGACCTGTATTCTCTGGAACTGGCTGGTTTGGAAGAAGTTGGAAAACGATATGGGGAAGACTCTCAGCAATTCAAGGACGCTTCTCAAATTCTTGTAGACTCCTTGCAAAAG TTTGCAGATGAGATGTATAATTTGTATAGTGGGAATGCAGTAGTAGAAGTGGTGGCTGTAAAGACATTTAATTCTCCCCTCACGAGGAAGACTCGCTCCATTCTCCAGTCTTCACAG AGTGAATCAGATAACCCATATAACCTTGCCTATCCATACAACTACAACTACTCTGTAATCTTCAACATCATTCTGTGGATGATGATAGGTCTTGCTTTAGCTGTGATAGTCATCTCCTACAACCTCTGGAACATGGATCCCGGGTATGACAGCATTATTTACAGGATGACAAATCAGAAGATACGAATGGATTGA